Proteins encoded within one genomic window of Gallus gallus isolate bGalGal1 chromosome 1, bGalGal1.mat.broiler.GRCg7b, whole genome shotgun sequence:
- the RBBP7 gene encoding histone-binding protein RBBP7 produces the protein MASKEVLEDTVEERVISEEYKIWKKNTPFLYDLVMTHALEWPSLTVQWLPDVSRPEGKDYALHWLVLGTHTSDEQNHLVVARVQIPNDDQFDTSQYDSEKGEFGGFGSVTGKIETEIKINHEGEVNRARYMPQNPYIIATKTPSADVLVFDYTKHPSKPDPSGECNPDLRLRGHQKEGYGLSWNSNLKGHLLSASDDHTVCLWDISAGPKEGKIVDAKAIFTGHSAVVEDVAWHLLHESLFGSVADDQKLMIWDTRSNTTSKPSHSVDAHTAEVNCLSFNPYSEFILATGSADKTVALWDLRNLKLKLHSFESHKDEIFQVHWSPHNETILASSGTDRRLNVWDLSKIGEEQSAEDAEDGPPELLFIHGGHTAKISDFSWNPNEPWVICSVSEDNIMQIWQMAENIYNDEEPDIAAAELEGQGT, from the exons ATGGCGAGTAAGGAAG TGCTGGAGGACACGGTGGAGGAGCGCGTCATCAGTGAGGAGTACAAGATCTGGAAGAAGAACACCCCCTTCTTGTACGACCTGGTGATGACACACGCGCTGGAGTGGCCCAGCCTCACTGTACAGTGGCTGCCCGATGTGAGCAG GCCAGAAGGAAAGGATTACGCTCTACACTGGCTGGTTTTGGGAACACACACCTCTGATGAGCAGAACCACCTGGTTGTTGCAAGAGTCCAGATACCCAATGATGATCAGTTTGATACTTCCCAGTATGACAGTGAGAAAGGAG AGTTTGGTGGGTTTGGATCTGTGACTGGCAAAATTGAAACCGAAATTAAAATTAACCATGAAGGTGAAGTGAATCGCGCTCGTTACATGCCACAGAACCCATACATCATTGCTACTAAAACTCCTTCTGCTGACGTGTTGGTGTTTGACTACACTAAGCATCCTTCAAAACCAG accCAAGTGGAGAGTGTAATCCAGATCTTAGATTAAGAGGGCACCAGAAAGAAGGCTATGGTTTGTCATGGAACTCAAATTTGAAAGGACATCTTCTCAGTGCATCAGATGATCAC ACTGTGTGTTTATGGGATATAAGCGCTGGGccaaaagaaggcaaaattgTTGATGCAAAAGCAATCTTTACTGGGCACTCTGCAGTAGTAGAAGATGTGGCATGGCATCTGCTTCACGAGTCTCTGTTTGGATCTGTGGCTGATGATCAGAAGCTTATGAT CTGGGACACGAGATCTAATACTACATCCAAGCCAAGTCATTCTGTAGATGCTCATACGGCTGAGGTCAACTGTCTGTCCTTCAACCCATACAGTGAATTCATTTTAGCAACTGGTTCGGCTGACAAG acaGTCGCTCTATGGGATCTTCGAAACTTAAAATTGAAACTCCATTCTTTTGAGTCTCATAAGGATGAAATTTTTCAG gTTCACTGGTCTCCTCATAATGAAACAATCCTTGCTTCAAGTGGTACTGATCGTCGGCTTAATGTGTGGGATCTAAG TAAAATTGGAGAAGAACAGTCTGCAGAGGATGCGGAAGATGGGCCTCCTGAGCTCCTG TTTATTCATGGAGGACACACTGCCAAAATTTCAGACTTCAGTTGGAATCCTAATGAGCCTTGGGTCATCTGTTCTGTATCAGAGGACAACATAATGCAGATATGGCAAATG GCAGAAAACATTTACAATGATGAAGAACCGGAtatagcagcagcagaactggaaGGTCAAGGAACGTAA